From the Variovorax paradoxus genome, the window CACAGCAGGAGCGTGGCCGGCAGGGTGACAGGCAACGCCATCACGCAGACCCAGCAGATCACCCGCTCGGCGCCCAGCGACGGCGTGACCTGCGCGCCGTAGATGTAGCCGAACGAGGCTGCGATCACCGCGCCGACCAGCAGCAGGTCGGCCCATTCGAAGCCGAAGCCGTGGCCCGTCTGGCTCGCGCGCAGCACCGAGAACACCACCACCAGCAGACTGCCCGCGACCGCGCAGAGCCAGAAGCCGAGCCGCGCGCGCTGGTGCAGCACCCAGGCCGCGACCGCCGCCGTGACCAGCGGCAGCAGCGCCGTCACCACTGCCGCATGGCTGGCCGTGACCACGCGCAGCGCATAGGCCAGCAGCAGCGGAAACCCGATGCAGTTGCCCAGCACCGCGACCCCCAGCGACTTCCACTGGTGCGCCGCCGGCCGCGCCGAGCGCGTGACCAGCAGGAAGATCGCCGACAGCACGCCCGCCAGCGCCGCGCGTCCGAGCGTCACGAACCAGGGCGACAGCTGCGGCGCGTCCTGCGGGCCGGTGGCCAGGCGCGTCATCGGCAGTGTGATGGCGAACATCGCCACACCCAGCACGCCCAGCCACATGCCCAGCGTCTCGTCCTTGATGCTCTTCATGCGCACGCACCCAAAGAAAGAAACGCCGCCAAAAAGGGGCGGCATTCCTTCGCGAAATGCCGTGGAACCGGCTTCGCCGGGCCACAGGCATTGCCCCCTGCAAGGGGGGAGGAGAAGCGACACGAAGTGCGCGAAGCCTGAGGGTTGGCCAACCTCATACCGTCACCATCCACCAGGCCGTGAGCACCAGCACCAGGCCCATCGCGCGGTTGAA encodes:
- a CDS encoding DMT family transporter codes for the protein MKSIKDETLGMWLGVLGVAMFAITLPMTRLATGPQDAPQLSPWFVTLGRAALAGVLSAIFLLVTRSARPAAHQWKSLGVAVLGNCIGFPLLLAYALRVVTASHAAVVTALLPLVTAAVAAWVLHQRARLGFWLCAVAGSLLVVVFSVLRASQTGHGFGFEWADLLLVGAVIAASFGYIYGAQVTPSLGAERVICWVCVMALPVTLPATLLLWPTQPVATSSWLGFVYVGMFSMWIGFFAWYRGLALGGALRVSQTQLLQPFLSILASIPILGEPLDLVTLGFAVAVVATVVIGKRLSQPASAGTGAVPPTAPAPRRG